The proteins below are encoded in one region of Bacteroides uniformis:
- a CDS encoding LA_2272 family surface repeat-containing protein produces the protein MKRNLSLLLVSLLFAGTALAQEHNPGSVQPDTIQKSSEKSFRKQRSPRTDHGPVGINISLWKNISTQRTDTIGSTCFNLGVFSSMNRLNGLGMNILGSVTGRDVNGVQMAGLSNMVGGSMRGMQIAGITNINGNSLIGVSVSGLVGITGNHAQGVIISGLANISGDYNRGASIGGLLNISGEGASGIHFAGLANISGGNFKGFSGAGLLSVIGEDLNGMQMSALTNITAGDMTGVQVSGLGNVVGGTARGLQIGAANMAIRAKGLQIGLFNYYKEKLDGFQLGLVNANPQTKVQLMFFGGNATKLNVGARFKNRLFYTILGGGTHYLDFGDKFSAALFYRAGLELPLYKQLFISGDLGYQHIETFKNKDYGIPARLYALQARVNLEYHLTERFGIFLTGGYGGSRYYTQGKTYDKGIIVEGGVTILKL, from the coding sequence ATGAAACGAAACCTTTCCCTCCTCCTTGTGTCCCTGCTTTTTGCAGGGACAGCTCTTGCCCAAGAACATAATCCGGGCAGCGTACAGCCGGATACGATTCAGAAATCCTCCGAGAAATCTTTCCGGAAACAACGCTCTCCACGAACAGACCATGGCCCGGTAGGTATCAATATCTCCTTATGGAAAAACATCTCCACACAGCGGACTGATACCATAGGAAGCACCTGCTTCAATCTGGGTGTGTTCTCCTCCATGAACCGTCTGAATGGCCTCGGCATGAATATTCTTGGCAGTGTAACCGGCAGGGATGTGAACGGTGTACAGATGGCAGGTCTGTCAAATATGGTGGGGGGAAGCATGCGAGGCATGCAGATAGCAGGAATTACCAACATCAATGGCAACAGCCTTATCGGAGTATCCGTTTCGGGACTGGTAGGTATCACCGGAAACCATGCGCAAGGCGTCATCATTTCCGGTCTGGCAAACATCAGTGGGGACTATAATCGTGGCGCCTCCATAGGCGGCCTGTTGAATATCAGCGGAGAAGGTGCTTCCGGCATACACTTTGCCGGACTCGCCAATATTTCCGGTGGAAATTTCAAAGGATTTTCAGGGGCCGGCCTGCTAAGTGTAATCGGTGAAGACTTGAATGGCATGCAGATGTCCGCCCTTACTAACATCACCGCCGGAGATATGACCGGTGTTCAGGTTTCCGGCCTGGGCAATGTGGTGGGTGGTACAGCCCGAGGATTACAAATAGGCGCTGCCAATATGGCCATACGTGCCAAAGGGCTTCAAATAGGTCTATTCAACTACTACAAAGAAAAATTAGATGGTTTCCAGTTGGGATTAGTCAATGCCAATCCCCAAACAAAAGTTCAACTGATGTTTTTCGGTGGTAATGCCACCAAGCTGAATGTAGGTGCCCGTTTCAAGAACCGGCTCTTCTATACCATCCTCGGTGGCGGTACCCATTATCTGGATTTTGGCGATAAGTTTTCCGCTGCCCTCTTCTACCGTGCCGGTCTTGAATTACCGCTCTACAAACAGCTGTTCATCAGCGGAGATCTGGGATACCAACATATAGAAACCTTCAAGAACAAGGACTACGGCATTCCGGCACGTCTCTATGCCCTCCAGGCACGTGTCAATCTGGAATACCACCTGACCGAGCGCTTTGGCATATTCCTCACCGGCGGTTATGGCGGCAGCCGCTACTACACCCAAGGGAAAACCTATGACAAAGGCATCATTGTAGAGGGCGGGGTGACGATACTGAAATTATAA
- a CDS encoding fructose-1,6-bisphosphatase codes for MGNITPESIVNDLRYLQLLSRSFPTIADASTEIINLEAILNLPKGTEHFLTDIHGEYEAFQHVLKNASGAVKRKVNEIFGHTLRESEKKEICTLIYYPEEKLQLIKEQETDLDDWYLITLNQLVKVCQNVSSKYTRSKVRKALPAEFSYIIQELLHESSIEPNKHAYINVIISTIISTKRADDFIVAMCNLIQRLTIDSLHIVGDIYDRGPGAHIIMDTLCDYHNFDIQWGNHDILWMGAASGNDACIANVIRMSMRYANLATLEDGYGINLLPLATFAMDTYADDPCTIFAPKMNFADAEYNEKTLRLITQMHKAITVIQLKLEAEIISRRPEFGMENRKLLHLVDFERGVFVYEGKEYPLRDVNFPTVDPADPYRLSDEERELMHRIHSSFMNSEKMKKHMRCLFTYGGMYLVCNSNLLYHASVPLNADGSFKHVRIGQKEYWGRKLLKKTDQLIRTAYFDEDGSDEKQFALDYVWYMWCGPDAPSFDKDKMATFERYFVADKTLHKETKGHYYALRNEAEVCDRILEEFGVKPGPHSHIINGHVPVKTIKGEKPIKADGKLLVIDGGFSKAYQPETGIAGYTLVYHSHGLQLVQHEPFQSRQKAIEEGQDIKSTTLVVEFNSQRMMVKDTDKGSELVTQIQDLMKLLVAYRTGLIKEKQ; via the coding sequence ATGGGAAATATAACTCCGGAAAGTATTGTCAATGACTTGCGTTATTTGCAATTATTATCACGCAGTTTTCCTACCATTGCTGATGCCAGTACAGAAATCATCAATCTGGAGGCCATTCTGAATCTGCCGAAAGGTACAGAGCATTTTCTGACGGATATTCATGGCGAGTATGAGGCTTTTCAGCATGTGCTGAAGAATGCATCGGGGGCAGTGAAACGTAAGGTGAACGAAATATTCGGGCATACACTGCGCGAAAGTGAGAAGAAGGAAATCTGTACGTTAATTTATTATCCGGAAGAGAAGCTGCAACTTATCAAGGAGCAGGAAACGGACCTGGATGACTGGTATTTGATAACACTGAACCAGTTGGTAAAAGTATGCCAGAACGTTTCGTCCAAATATACCCGTTCGAAAGTACGCAAGGCACTTCCAGCAGAGTTCTCGTATATCATTCAAGAGCTGTTGCACGAATCGAGCATCGAACCTAACAAACATGCCTATATCAATGTCATAATCAGTACCATTATCTCTACGAAGCGTGCGGATGATTTTATTGTGGCGATGTGCAACCTTATCCAGCGCTTGACCATCGACTCGCTGCATATCGTGGGCGATATATACGACCGCGGACCGGGTGCGCATATTATCATGGATACTCTCTGTGATTATCATAATTTCGACATCCAATGGGGTAACCACGATATTCTGTGGATGGGTGCCGCATCGGGTAATGATGCTTGTATAGCCAACGTAATCCGTATGTCGATGCGCTATGCCAATTTAGCAACGCTGGAGGATGGTTATGGCATCAATCTGTTGCCGCTTGCAACGTTTGCCATGGATACCTATGCGGATGACCCTTGCACCATCTTTGCGCCGAAAATGAACTTTGCCGATGCGGAATACAATGAGAAGACCTTGCGGCTGATTACACAGATGCACAAGGCGATTACGGTTATCCAGTTGAAACTGGAGGCGGAAATCATCAGCCGCCGTCCTGAGTTCGGTATGGAGAACCGGAAACTGCTGCATCTGGTGGATTTCGAGCGTGGTGTGTTTGTATACGAAGGCAAGGAATATCCGTTGCGCGATGTGAATTTCCCCACCGTAGACCCGGCGGACCCGTATCGTCTGTCGGACGAAGAGCGCGAACTGATGCACCGGATTCATTCTTCTTTCATGAACAGCGAGAAGATGAAGAAGCACATGCGCTGCTTGTTTACGTATGGCGGCATGTATCTGGTGTGCAACAGTAACCTGCTTTATCATGCTTCCGTGCCTCTGAATGCGGACGGCAGTTTTAAACATGTCCGCATCGGCCAAAAGGAATACTGGGGACGTAAGTTGCTGAAAAAGACCGACCAGCTGATACGTACCGCTTACTTTGACGAGGACGGTTCGGACGAGAAACAGTTTGCACTGGATTATGTCTGGTACATGTGGTGCGGACCGGATGCCCCTTCCTTCGATAAAGACAAGATGGCTACCTTTGAACGCTATTTTGTGGCCGACAAAACATTGCATAAGGAGACGAAAGGGCATTACTATGCTTTGCGCAACGAGGCTGAGGTGTGTGACCGCATTCTTGAAGAGTTCGGCGTGAAGCCGGGGCCACATTCGCATATCATCAACGGACATGTACCGGTAAAGACCATTAAAGGTGAGAAACCCATCAAAGCGGATGGTAAGCTGCTGGTGATTGACGGTGGTTTTTCAAAAGCCTATCAGCCGGAAACGGGAATTGCGGGATATACGCTGGTATATCATTCCCACGGCTTGCAGTTGGTGCAGCATGAGCCGTTCCAGAGCCGTCAGAAAGCCATTGAAGAAGGACAAGACATCAAGTCTACAACCCTGGTTGTCGAATTCAATTCGCAGCGTATGATGGTGAAGGATACGGATAAAGGAAGTGAACTCGTTACGCAGATTCAGGATTTGATGAAACTGCTGGTGGCGTATAGGACGGGGCTGATTAAGGAGAAACAATAA
- a CDS encoding long-chain fatty acid--CoA ligase, with protein MEQSFIAYIENSIKENWDLDALTDYKGATLQYKDVARKIEKLHIIFEASGIKKGDKIAVCGRNSSHWGVTFLATLTYGAVIVPILHEFKADNVHNIVNHSEAKLLFVGDQVWENLNESAMPLLEGIMMMADFYILVSRSEKLDYAREHLNEMFGKKYPKNFRKEHVSYHKDQPDELAVINYTSGTTSYSKGVMLPYRSLWSNTTFAFEVLPLKAGDKIVSMLPMAHMYGLAFEFLYEFAVGCHIFFLTRMPSPKIIFQAFTEVKPNLIVAVPLIIEKIIKKSVLPKLETPAMKLLLKVPIINDKIKATVREQMIQAFGGNFAEIIVGGAAFNQEVEQFLKMIDFPYTVGYGMTECGPIICYEDWTRFKPGSCGKAAPRMEVKILSSDPENIPGEIVCRGPNVMLGYYKNDEATVQVLDKDGWLHTGDLALMDAEGNVSIKGRSKNMLLGPSGQNIYPEEIEDKLNNMPYVAESIIVQQNEKLVGLVYPDFDDAFAHGLNNDDIERVMEENRVALNAELPAYSQIFKMKIYPEEFEKTPKKSIKRFLYQEAKG; from the coding sequence ATGGAACAAAGTTTTATCGCCTATATAGAGAATAGCATAAAGGAAAATTGGGATTTAGACGCTCTGACCGACTATAAGGGAGCAACCCTACAATATAAGGACGTAGCCCGCAAAATAGAAAAGCTGCATATCATTTTCGAGGCAAGCGGCATCAAGAAAGGCGATAAGATTGCCGTCTGTGGCCGCAACAGTTCCCACTGGGGCGTAACGTTCCTCGCAACATTGACCTACGGTGCGGTAATCGTCCCCATCCTTCACGAGTTCAAGGCAGACAATGTACACAACATCGTGAACCATTCCGAAGCCAAACTGCTTTTCGTAGGCGACCAGGTTTGGGAAAACCTCAACGAAAGTGCCATGCCGCTGCTGGAGGGCATCATGATGATGGCAGACTTCTACATTCTTGTCTCCCGCAGCGAAAAGTTGGACTATGCCCGCGAACATCTCAACGAAATGTTCGGTAAGAAATACCCCAAGAACTTCCGCAAGGAGCATGTCAGTTATCACAAGGACCAGCCCGACGAACTGGCGGTCATCAACTATACATCCGGCACCACCAGTTACTCCAAAGGAGTGATGCTGCCCTACCGCAGCCTTTGGTCAAACACCACTTTTGCTTTCGAAGTATTGCCGCTGAAAGCCGGTGACAAGATTGTCTCCATGCTGCCAATGGCACATATGTACGGACTTGCATTCGAGTTTCTGTATGAATTCGCCGTAGGTTGCCACATATTCTTCCTCACTCGTATGCCCAGCCCCAAAATCATTTTCCAGGCTTTCACCGAAGTGAAGCCTAACCTGATTGTGGCTGTTCCGCTCATTATCGAAAAGATTATAAAGAAGAGCGTACTGCCCAAGCTGGAAACTCCCGCCATGAAGCTGTTGCTGAAAGTACCCATCATCAATGACAAGATAAAGGCGACCGTACGCGAACAAATGATTCAAGCCTTTGGCGGAAACTTTGCAGAAATCATTGTAGGAGGAGCTGCCTTCAACCAGGAAGTGGAGCAGTTCTTAAAGATGATAGATTTCCCCTATACGGTAGGCTATGGAATGACGGAATGCGGCCCCATCATCTGTTACGAGGATTGGACCCGCTTCAAACCCGGTTCTTGCGGAAAGGCCGCACCGCGTATGGAGGTGAAAATCCTATCATCCGATCCCGAAAACATTCCGGGAGAGATTGTCTGCCGTGGTCCCAATGTCATGCTGGGTTACTACAAGAACGACGAGGCCACCGTACAGGTACTCGACAAAGACGGCTGGCTGCACACCGGAGACCTTGCCCTGATGGATGCCGAAGGCAACGTAAGCATCAAGGGACGCAGCAAGAACATGCTCCTTGGTCCGAGCGGTCAGAATATCTACCCGGAAGAGATAGAAGACAAACTGAACAATATGCCGTATGTAGCCGAAAGCATCATCGTGCAGCAGAATGAGAAACTGGTAGGTCTGGTTTACCCCGACTTCGATGATGCCTTTGCCCATGGGCTGAACAATGACGACATCGAACGCGTCATGGAGGAAAACCGTGTGGCACTGAATGCAGAACTGCCCGCATACAGCCAGATATTCAAAATGAAAATCTATCCTGAAGAATTTGAAAAAACGCCGAAGAAATCTATCAAACGCTTCTTGTATCAGGAGGCCAAAGGATAA
- a CDS encoding sulfatase codes for MRNELLLSAMLPICGMAGEAYGMPPGDAVPAPKEQPNIILFLVDDMGWQDTSLPFWTQRTKYNDTYHTPNMERMATQGKMFTQAYACSISSPTRVSLFTGMNAARHRVTSWTLRKNTTHEQPDSVMIYPEWNVNGICQEPGVERTTQVTSLAEVLKDHGYHTIHCGKAHFGAEGTPGADPLKMGFEVNIAGHAAGSPASYYGKENFGNKTDGKSPLAAVPGLEKYHGTDTFLSEALTIEAMKALDDAQQTDKPFFLYMAHYAIHTPIQPDMRFYQKYLDKGLPPVEAAYATLIEGMDKSLGDIMDYLDKNNLTENTILIFMSDNGGLAAHTRAGQLHVQNYPLNSGKGSAYEGGIREPMIVRWPGIVAPQTQCDHYLMIEDFFPTILEMAGVDNYTTVQQRDGISFMPLLTGKGKMKDRDIYWHYPNSWGPSGPGIGATCSIRSGEWKLVYYFGDGRRELFNIPADISEKHDMAREKPEVVKELSRKLSNYLRSVDAQRPLLRATRQPAPWPDEI; via the coding sequence ATGAGAAACGAATTATTATTATCCGCCATGCTTCCGATATGCGGAATGGCGGGAGAAGCGTATGGCATGCCGCCTGGGGATGCCGTACCTGCTCCAAAAGAGCAGCCAAACATCATTCTGTTCCTAGTGGATGACATGGGATGGCAAGACACGTCCCTCCCCTTTTGGACACAGCGTACCAAGTACAACGATACGTACCATACTCCCAACATGGAACGGATGGCTACACAAGGCAAAATGTTTACGCAGGCCTATGCATGCAGCATCAGTTCACCTACGCGTGTCAGCCTTTTTACGGGAATGAATGCTGCCAGGCATCGAGTCACCAGTTGGACCCTCCGCAAGAACACTACCCATGAACAACCCGACTCGGTCATGATTTATCCGGAATGGAACGTTAACGGCATTTGTCAAGAGCCTGGCGTGGAACGGACCACACAAGTCACCTCCCTGGCCGAAGTGCTCAAAGACCATGGCTATCACACCATTCATTGCGGAAAAGCCCACTTCGGTGCTGAAGGCACTCCCGGAGCCGACCCGTTGAAAATGGGGTTTGAAGTGAACATAGCCGGACATGCTGCCGGTTCACCTGCCAGCTACTATGGCAAGGAGAATTTCGGCAACAAAACAGACGGTAAAAGCCCGCTGGCTGCCGTACCCGGTCTGGAGAAATATCATGGAACCGACACTTTCCTAAGTGAAGCCCTTACCATAGAGGCCATGAAGGCCCTGGACGATGCACAGCAGACTGACAAGCCATTCTTTCTGTACATGGCACACTATGCCATCCATACCCCTATACAACCTGACATGCGTTTCTACCAGAAGTACCTGGACAAAGGCCTTCCTCCGGTAGAAGCTGCCTATGCTACTCTCATTGAGGGTATGGACAAAAGTCTGGGAGACATTATGGATTATCTGGACAAGAACAACCTGACGGAAAACACTATCCTCATCTTCATGTCCGACAATGGCGGTTTGGCGGCCCATACCCGCGCCGGACAACTGCATGTCCAGAACTATCCGCTCAACAGTGGTAAAGGTTCCGCCTACGAAGGAGGCATACGTGAACCGATGATTGTCCGCTGGCCGGGCATCGTAGCGCCCCAAACCCAATGCGACCATTACCTGATGATAGAGGACTTCTTCCCCACCATCCTTGAGATGGCAGGCGTAGACAACTATACAACCGTACAGCAACGCGACGGCATCAGTTTCATGCCATTGCTCACCGGAAAAGGTAAAATGAAAGACCGTGATATCTACTGGCATTATCCCAATAGCTGGGGTCCTTCCGGCCCGGGCATCGGAGCCACTTGCTCCATCCGTTCGGGCGAGTGGAAGCTGGTGTATTATTTCGGTGACGGTAGACGGGAACTTTTCAACATCCCCGCCGACATCAGTGAAAAACATGATATGGCCCGAGAGAAGCCTGAAGTTGTCAAAGAGTTGTCACGGAAATTAAGTAATTACCTCCGGTCTGTGGATGCGCAGCGCCCTCTGTTGCGTGCCACCCGCCAACCAGCTCCCTGGCCGGACGAAATATAG